Below is a window of Halarcobacter anaerophilus DNA.
GTGAAAAAATCTCTTCTTTAAAGTTTAGTGATATGCTCATTTATACCGATAAATACTGTTCTACTATTTCATCACTTAGATTGTCAATTTCTCCTTTGGCAACCACGCTTCCTCTATCTAAAAGATAAAAGTCATCTCCGTGTTTTCTTGCAAAGGGAAGTTTTTGCTCGACTAGTATAACAGTTATCTTCTCCTCTTTTGTAAGATAATCTATTACCCCTCCGATTTGTTGTACGATATTTGGTTGAATACCTTCACTTGGTTCATCAAGAATTAGAAGTTTTGGTTCCAAACATAAAGCTCTTCCTATGGCTAATTGTTGTTGTTGACCACCTGAAAGGTCACCGCCTTTTCTTTTCAACATATCTTTTAAAACGGGAAATAGTTCGTATATTTTATCAGGAACTTGCTTTAAGCCGTTTCTATTTCCAAGTAGTCCAATTTCTAAATTCTCTTTTACGCTTAGTTGAGAAAATATCTCTCTTCCTTGGGGAACATAACCTATTCCAAGACCTGCTCTTTTTTCACTTCCTAAACGGCTTATATCTTTTTCTTCATAAATTATTTGACCGCTTTTAACGGGAAGCAGACCCATAATTGCTTTTGCCAAAGTTGTTTTCCCAACTCCGTTTCTTCCCATAAGACAAGTACATTTTGCAGGTTCAATCTCAATATTCAAATCCCATAGGGTATGGCTTTGTCCATAAAATTGGTTTAGATTCTTAATATTTATCATTTTATTCCCCTAAATATACTTTTCTTACTTTTTCATTATTTTGAACATCTTTCATAGAACCCTCTGCTAAAACAGAACCCTCATGAAGTACGGTAACCTTTTTTGCAATACTTCTAATAAACTCCATATCGTGTTCAACAACTACTACAGAGTGTCTTTTTGAAAGATCTGTTAAAATCTCACCTGTTTTTTCAACTTCTCCGGGAGTCATTCCTGCTACTGGTTCATCTACTAAAAGAAGTTTTGGGCTTTGCATTAAAAGCATTCCTATTTCTAGCCACTGTTTTTGACCGTGAGATAGAATAGAAGCTTTGTTATGATAATGCTCTTTTAATCCAATTAGTTCCATTGTCTGCTCAATCTTATTTTTTTGCTCTCCGCTTAATTTTGCAAACAGAGTTTTAAAAAATCTTTTATCATCTTTCATAGCAAGTTCAAGGTTTTCAAATATGGTATGTCCTTCAAAAACTGTGGGTTTTTGAAATTTTCTTCCGATACCAATCTCGGCAATTGTCGGTTCATCCATTTCTAAAAGATTTGCCGCTTGTCCGAAAATAACGTCCCCTTTATCAGGTTTTGTTTTTCCCGTAATTACATCCATCATAGTTGATTTTCCGGCCCCGTTTGCTCCAATAATACATCTAAGCTCTTCATACTCAATAGATAAAGAAAGAGAGTTTAAAGCTTTAAAGCCGTCAAAACTAACCGTAACATCATCTAAATAAAGGATTCTATCACCCTTTTTTAGTTCTCCTACATTTTGTTCTTGATTTTGTTTAAGCAGTAACATTTTGAAGTTCTCCTTTATCTTTTTTCAAATTAAGTTTAGAAAGAAGTCCTACAACTCCTTTTGGTAAAAATAGAGTAACCACTACAAAAAGTCCGCCTAAAGCATATAACCAAACCTCAGGTAATGCAGAAGTAAAGTAGGTACTTGCATAATTTACGATAAAAGCTCCTACTATTGCTCCGTATAAAGTTCCACGCCCACCGATTGCTACCCAGATTACTAGTTCAATAGAAAACAGGGGTGAAAAAACATTTGGATTTATAATTCCAACTTGAGGAACATATAAAGCTCCTGCAACTCCTGCCATAGCCGCACTTACTATAAAAATAAATAGTTTGTATTGTTCAACTTTGTATCCTATAAATCTTGTTCTGCTTTCTGCGTCCCTGATAGCTATACAAACCCTTCCTAATCTTGAGTTCATAATAAATCTTGCAATCAAATACCCTGCAAAAAGTGCTAGAAATGAGATAATAAGAAGTGCTATTCTTGTGCTATCTGCTGATAAATCAAAACCTAAAATATCTTTAAAATCAGTAAGTCCGTTGTTTCCTCCAAAGCCCATATCATTTCTAAAAAATGCAAGCATAAGAGCATAAGTCATAGCTTGAGTAATAATTGATAAATAAACACCCGTAACTCTTGATCTAAATGCCAAATATCCAAATACAAAAGCTAAAATACCTGGAATTAACATAATCATTATAAGTGTAAAAATAGGATTATCAAAACCATACCAAAACCATGGTAACTCTTTTAGATTCATAAATACCATAAAATCAGGTAAGTCTGGATTTCCGTAAACTCCTCTGTCTCCTATTTGTCTCATTAGGTACATTCCCATAGCATAACCGCCAAGGGCAAAAAATGCTCCGTGACCAAGACTAAGTATTCCAATATATCCCCATACCAAATCAAGAGCAAGAGCAAGCAGTGCAAAAGCTAAATACTTACCAAGAAGTGTTACTGTATAAGTTGATATATAAAATAGAGAATCTTGAGGTAAAACAAGGTTTGCAAAAGCTGTATATAATACAACTACAGCCAATACTCCTAATACTATTTTACCGCCTTTGTCATTTTGTAAAATTTGTAAAATTATCGGTTTTCTCTTCATCTTTTCCACCTTAATCTTGAGCATCTCGACCTTTTTGAGGGAAAAGCCCTCTAGGTCTTTTTTGAATAAACAGAATTATAAATACAAGTATAAGAACTTTTGCTAGAACTGCTCCTGCAACAGGTTCTATAAATTTGTTGATTTCACCAAGGGTAATTGCTCCAATTAGTGTTCCCCATAAGTTACCGACTCCACCAAATACAACAACCATAAAACTATCTACAATATAAGCTTGTCCAAGATTTGGTCCTACATTTGTAAGTTGAGATAGAGCAACTCCGGCAATCCCTGCAATACCGGAACCTATACCAAAAGTCATGGCATCTATAAAAGAGGTTTTAATACCCATTGCCTGAGCCATTTGTCTGTTTTGTGTAACTGCTCTAACTTTTAGTCCTAAAGAGGTTTTATTTAGAACAAGCAAGATTCCAATAAAAACTAAAATAGCGAAAACAATTATGTATAATCTGTTGTATGTAAGTGATAAAGCACTGTTTATCTCCCAAGTTCCACTCATCCAAGAGGGAGTTTTCACCTCTTGATTTAGTGGAGAGTAGATTGTTCTAACTAATTGTTGTAAAATCAAACTAATTCCGAATGTTGCAAGAAGAGTTTCCAACGGTCTTCCGTATAAATGTCTAATCACAAGTCTTTCTATAATAATTCCCACAAGACCGCTTACTATAAATGCAACTGGAATTGCTATTAAAATCGAGTATTCAATTAGGCTTGGCATAACTTGTTGCAGAGTATAAGTAGTATATGCTCCAATCATCATCATTTCACCGTGAGCCATATTGATTACTTTCATAACCCCAAAAGTAATTGCAAGTCCTATTGCTGCAAGAAGCAGAACAGAGCCTAGACTTAAACCAAAAAATGCTTTTTCTACAACTGAGTAGTAAGATCTAATTGTTTGAATAGAATTAAGAGAAGAGTTTGCACTTTTTACAAGCTCTTTTGAACTGTTTTTATTGTTTATTATCTCTTTTAGAGTGATTATTGTTTGATTTGAAAGGTGATCTCCAAGTTTTTTTACGGCATCTAACTGTTCTTTGGCAGTACCGTATTTTGCTATTAAAATAGTATTTGCCTCTTCTAAAATCTCTTTTACATCACTGTTTTTTTCTTTTGTTAAAGCTTTAGAGATAAGTTCTTTATCCTCTTTATCCAAGTTTTTTAAAATATTTTTAGCTGAAAGCAATCTTTTTTTTACATCTTTTGAGAATAGATTCATTTGAGCTAAATTGCTTTTAATAATACTTCTTAATTTATTGTTTGTTTTTACTTTTTTAAAATCTCTTCTGTTTTGAGGTTTTAACTCTTTATTATCAAAAAAGCTTTTTGTAAAGTAAGTGCTGCCCTCTTTTTTCTCCAAGATTACAAACTCTCCTGAATCTTTTTTATAGTATAAATCTCCATCTTTCATTTTTGTTAGAAGAAGGTTTGTTCTCTCATCTTCACTATATTTTTGAACTAGCTGCTCTACAACTTCTTGTTTAGCTTTTAAGCTGTTTGTTTTTAATTCTTCAACGTCTTGTTCAAAATTTGCAAAGAGTGAAGTGAAAAAAAATAAATTAAGAAAGACTATTTTTAGTAGATTATATTTCATAAATAATACCTTTTGTAAGAAGAAGAGGAATTAGTAGGAGATAAATTCCTCTTCTTTTGTTTTTTAGTAGTTTTGTCCTGAACATTTTTTAGTAACTGTATTATAGTTACCGCAGTTAATTGGAGCTGTCCAGTCAGATATTACATCTTTTGATGCAGGCAAAAAGTCTGACCATGCATCACCGTCAACCTCTTTTTCTGTTTGCCATACTGTTTCAAATTGACCGTCTTCTTGGATTTCACCGATTAAAACAGGTTTTGTTAAGTGGTGGTTTTTAAGCATTTTTGCAGTTCCGCCTGTTAAGTTAGGAACTTCAAGACCGATTATTGCTTTACTAACTTTATCTACATCTGTAGTTCCAGCTTTTTCAACAGCTTTTACCCAAAGGTTGAAACCTATATATGTAGCTTCCATAGGGTCGTTTGTAACTCTTTTATCATCTTTGATAAATTTATGCCAGTTTGATATAAACTCTTCATTTTCAGGAGTATCAACACTTTCAAAATAGTTCCATGCAGCCAAATGTCCAACTAAAGGTTTAGTATCTATACCTGAAAGTTCTTCTTCTCCAACCGAGAATGCAACTACAGGGATATTTTCTGCACTAATACCTTGATTTCCTAACTCTTTGTAAAATGGAACATTTGCGTCTCCGTTGATTGTAGATACAACAGCTGTTTTTTTACCCGCAGATCCGAATTTTTTAATTTCACTTACTATACTTTGCCAGTCAGAGTGTCCAAACGGAGTGTAGTTAATCATAATATCTTCTGCTTTAACACCTTTAGCTTTTAAGTAAGCTTCTAAGATTTTGTTTGTAGTTCTAGGATAAACATAGTCAGTTCCCGCTAAAACCCATCTTTTTACACCGATTTCATTCATTAGATAATCAACTGCAGGAATTGCTTGTTGGTTTGGCGCAGCACCTGTATAAAATACATTTTTAGATGACTCTTCACCTTCATATTGAACAGGATAAAATAAAAGTCCGTTTAACTCTTCAACAACAGGAAGAACAGATTTTCTTGATACTGATGTCCAACAACCAAATGTTACGTCAACTTTATCTTTTGTAAGTAATCCCCTCATCTTTTCGGCAAATAAAGGCCAGTTTGAAGCAGGGTCAACAACAACAGGTTCAAGTTTTTTACCTAAAACTCCACCTTTTTTGTTTTGCTCGTCAATAAGCATTAAAACAGTATCTTTAAGTGTAGTTTCAGAGATTGCCATTGTTCCTGAAAGAGAGTGTAAAACACCGACTTTGATTGTATCCGCAGCCTGAGCTAAAGTAGTCATAGCAACTATTGCAGCAATCGATAGAGATTTTGCAAACATCTTCTTCATATTTACTCCTTTTGATTTAAATATCAGATTTGATATTCTTTGGAAGAAGTATAAAAAAGTAGTGTTGTTTTAGTGTTGCTTTTTTTTAGGATAAAAAAATTTTATGTATAAAAATTAAACATGAAATAAGCTTTATAAAATAATCAAATCATATATTATCTATATTTAAATTATTTTTATGTAATATAAGCAAAATTTTTTTGGGACTAAAAGAATGGGTAATGAATATAATGTAATAGAAGAAGCAGTAATAACTTGTGCGTGTGGAGGGAAAGTAACTCTAACTTCAACCGTACCGAATCTAAAAATTGCAGGTAAAAAACCTTTATACCTAAAAGATATATTAGGAGCCCCTGTTTCTTGTCCCAGAAGTATAAATCCTTGTACCAAAGTAGCTAGTATCTCAACAGCAGGAACAGAAGTAAATGTATCTGCAACAGGTTTAACCTATCTTCTAAGAACAGATGGATTTAAAACAGATAAAGGAAGAGCAGTAATTTTGAAGAATCCTGGACAGGGAACTTCAAAAATTTCATCTATTCCAAGCTTAGAAAATCAAGACGTTGTTGCAGAAGAAAAAGCTTTAAAAGAAGAAAATATTAAAATAGAAGAAGAGGTAAAAACAAAATATGAGCTTTATCTTTTAAGAAAATCAGGAGAGGTATATAAACCAATACGCCCATCAAGAGCCTTTAGAAAAGCAGATGAAACCTATGTGAATAATCAAAAAGAGAGTGATTTTGATAATATCTATTCCCAT
It encodes the following:
- the urtE gene encoding urea ABC transporter ATP-binding subunit UrtE, encoding MINIKNLNQFYGQSHTLWDLNIEIEPAKCTCLMGRNGVGKTTLAKAIMGLLPVKSGQIIYEEKDISRLGSEKRAGLGIGYVPQGREIFSQLSVKENLEIGLLGNRNGLKQVPDKIYELFPVLKDMLKRKGGDLSGGQQQQLAIGRALCLEPKLLILDEPSEGIQPNIVQQIGGVIDYLTKEEKITVILVEQKLPFARKHGDDFYLLDRGSVVAKGEIDNLSDEIVEQYLSV
- the urtD gene encoding urea ABC transporter ATP-binding protein UrtD, whose protein sequence is MLLLKQNQEQNVGELKKGDRILYLDDVTVSFDGFKALNSLSLSIEYEELRCIIGANGAGKSTMMDVITGKTKPDKGDVIFGQAANLLEMDEPTIAEIGIGRKFQKPTVFEGHTIFENLELAMKDDKRFFKTLFAKLSGEQKNKIEQTMELIGLKEHYHNKASILSHGQKQWLEIGMLLMQSPKLLLVDEPVAGMTPGEVEKTGEILTDLSKRHSVVVVEHDMEFIRSIAKKVTVLHEGSVLAEGSMKDVQNNEKVRKVYLGE
- the urtC gene encoding urea ABC transporter permease subunit UrtC; its protein translation is MKRKPIILQILQNDKGGKIVLGVLAVVVLYTAFANLVLPQDSLFYISTYTVTLLGKYLAFALLALALDLVWGYIGILSLGHGAFFALGGYAMGMYLMRQIGDRGVYGNPDLPDFMVFMNLKELPWFWYGFDNPIFTLIMIMLIPGILAFVFGYLAFRSRVTGVYLSIITQAMTYALMLAFFRNDMGFGGNNGLTDFKDILGFDLSADSTRIALLIISFLALFAGYLIARFIMNSRLGRVCIAIRDAESRTRFIGYKVEQYKLFIFIVSAAMAGVAGALYVPQVGIINPNVFSPLFSIELVIWVAIGGRGTLYGAIVGAFIVNYASTYFTSALPEVWLYALGGLFVVVTLFLPKGVVGLLSKLNLKKDKGELQNVTA
- the urtB gene encoding urea ABC transporter permease subunit UrtB; translated protein: MKYNLLKIVFLNLFFFTSLFANFEQDVEELKTNSLKAKQEVVEQLVQKYSEDERTNLLLTKMKDGDLYYKKDSGEFVILEKKEGSTYFTKSFFDNKELKPQNRRDFKKVKTNNKLRSIIKSNLAQMNLFSKDVKKRLLSAKNILKNLDKEDKELISKALTKEKNSDVKEILEEANTILIAKYGTAKEQLDAVKKLGDHLSNQTIITLKEIINNKNSSKELVKSANSSLNSIQTIRSYYSVVEKAFFGLSLGSVLLLAAIGLAITFGVMKVINMAHGEMMMIGAYTTYTLQQVMPSLIEYSILIAIPVAFIVSGLVGIIIERLVIRHLYGRPLETLLATFGISLILQQLVRTIYSPLNQEVKTPSWMSGTWEINSALSLTYNRLYIIVFAILVFIGILLVLNKTSLGLKVRAVTQNRQMAQAMGIKTSFIDAMTFGIGSGIAGIAGVALSQLTNVGPNLGQAYIVDSFMVVVFGGVGNLWGTLIGAITLGEINKFIEPVAGAVLAKVLILVFIILFIQKRPRGLFPQKGRDAQD
- the urtA gene encoding urea ABC transporter substrate-binding protein, with the protein product MKKMFAKSLSIAAIVAMTTLAQAADTIKVGVLHSLSGTMAISETTLKDTVLMLIDEQNKKGGVLGKKLEPVVVDPASNWPLFAEKMRGLLTKDKVDVTFGCWTSVSRKSVLPVVEELNGLLFYPVQYEGEESSKNVFYTGAAPNQQAIPAVDYLMNEIGVKRWVLAGTDYVYPRTTNKILEAYLKAKGVKAEDIMINYTPFGHSDWQSIVSEIKKFGSAGKKTAVVSTINGDANVPFYKELGNQGISAENIPVVAFSVGEEELSGIDTKPLVGHLAAWNYFESVDTPENEEFISNWHKFIKDDKRVTNDPMEATYIGFNLWVKAVEKAGTTDVDKVSKAIIGLEVPNLTGGTAKMLKNHHLTKPVLIGEIQEDGQFETVWQTEKEVDGDAWSDFLPASKDVISDWTAPINCGNYNTVTKKCSGQNY